A window of the Radiobacillus deserti genome harbors these coding sequences:
- a CDS encoding pro-sigmaK processing inhibitor BofA family protein, with the protein MDATVVIIGVVALIAILLIVGAPLKPMRFLAKGTVKLVIGVLFLFFFNVFGASLGLHVPINIFTAVVAGFLGIPGLASLTAVHIFIL; encoded by the coding sequence TTGGATGCTACAGTAGTCATTATAGGTGTCGTTGCATTAATTGCGATTCTCTTAATAGTCGGTGCACCATTAAAACCAATGCGGTTCTTAGCAAAAGGTACAGTAAAGCTAGTTATAGGGGTTTTGTTTTTATTCTTTTTCAATGTTTTTGGTGCATCCCTTGGCTTACATGTACCGATAAACATTTTTACAGCTGTGGTGGCAGGCTTTTTAGGAATACCAGGATTAGCTTCTTTAACAGCTGTTCATATCTTTATTTTATAA
- the tadA gene encoding tRNA adenosine(34) deaminase TadA, producing the protein MNDTYYMQLALKEARKAAEIGEAPIGAVIVHKDNVIAKAYNFREVEQITASHAEMIAIEKANREVGSWRLEECTLYITLEPCPMCAGTIVQARIPRVVFGAYDPKAGCAGSIINLLQQPQFNHQAEVVGGVLQKDCGDILRSFFKGIRERKKN; encoded by the coding sequence ATGAACGATACGTATTATATGCAGCTAGCATTAAAGGAAGCGAGGAAGGCAGCCGAAATAGGGGAAGCACCGATTGGGGCTGTGATTGTGCATAAGGATAATGTCATTGCCAAAGCATACAACTTCCGTGAAGTAGAGCAAATAACGGCATCTCACGCGGAAATGATTGCGATTGAAAAGGCTAATCGAGAGGTTGGGAGCTGGAGGCTAGAGGAATGTACCCTATATATTACATTGGAGCCTTGCCCGATGTGTGCCGGTACTATTGTACAAGCACGGATACCTCGTGTAGTGTTTGGGGCATATGACCCAAAAGCTGGGTGTGCAGGATCCATTATAAATTTGTTACAACAGCCGCAATTTAATCATCAAGCGGAAGTAGTCGGTGGAGTTCTTCAAAAAGATTGCGGGGATATCCTTCGTTCCTTTTTTAAAGGAATACGGGAAAGAAAAAAGAATTAG
- a CDS encoding YaaL family protein, translated as MFGKKIKRKDIDEQLLNRTYQLKDEWMSLKSIIEKSVEPSEQGLIDLAIAEAKYFYLLKEARHRQISARM; from the coding sequence ATGTTTGGAAAAAAGATAAAGCGAAAAGACATAGACGAGCAACTATTGAATAGAACCTATCAATTAAAAGATGAATGGATGAGCTTGAAATCGATTATAGAAAAAAGTGTGGAGCCGAGCGAGCAAGGACTAATCGATCTTGCTATTGCAGAAGCGAAGTACTTCTATCTATTGAAAGAAGCAAGACACAGACAAATAAGTGCGCGGATGTAA
- a CDS encoding YbaB/EbfC family nucleoid-associated protein has translation MRGGGNMNKMMKQMQKMQKDMMKAQEELQEMTFEATAGGGMVKVIANGKKEIVDIEINEEVVDPDDVEMLQDLIISATNEVLKQVDDKTNDTMGQFTKGLNLPGGMF, from the coding sequence ATGCGTGGTGGTGGAAATATGAATAAAATGATGAAGCAGATGCAAAAAATGCAAAAGGATATGATGAAAGCTCAAGAAGAGCTTCAAGAAATGACTTTTGAAGCAACTGCTGGCGGTGGAATGGTAAAAGTTATTGCCAATGGTAAAAAAGAAATCGTAGATATAGAAATTAATGAAGAGGTAGTAGATCCTGATGATGTGGAAATGCTACAAGATTTGATTATTTCAGCAACGAATGAAGTGTTAAAACAAGTAGATGATAAAACAAACGATACAATGGGACAATTTACGAAGGGGTTAAATTTACCTGGAGGAATGTTCTAG
- the recR gene encoding recombination mediator RecR produces the protein MYYPEPISKLIDSFTKLPGIGPKTAVRLAFFVLNMKEDDVLDFAKALVNAKRELTHCSICGHITDEDPCAICQDDSRDSSLICVVQDPKDVIAMEKMKEFRGKYHVLHGAISPMDGIGPEDINVPSLLNRLKDEEVKELILATNPNIEGEATAMYISRLVRPSGIKTTRIAHGLPMGGDLEYADEVTLSKALEGRREL, from the coding sequence ATGTATTATCCTGAACCGATATCTAAGCTGATAGACAGCTTTACAAAACTGCCAGGAATCGGACCGAAAACTGCGGTTCGTCTGGCTTTTTTTGTTTTAAATATGAAAGAAGATGATGTGTTAGACTTTGCAAAAGCGTTAGTGAATGCTAAGCGGGAGCTAACTCACTGTTCTATCTGTGGACATATTACCGATGAGGATCCCTGTGCCATTTGCCAAGATGACTCACGAGATAGTTCTTTAATTTGTGTGGTCCAAGACCCGAAAGATGTTATTGCAATGGAAAAGATGAAGGAATTTCGAGGAAAGTATCATGTGCTTCACGGTGCAATTTCTCCGATGGATGGAATTGGTCCAGAGGATATTAATGTCCCTTCTTTATTAAACCGATTAAAGGATGAAGAGGTAAAAGAATTAATTTTGGCCACAAATCCAAATATAGAAGGAGAGGCAACAGCAATGTATATTTCTAGATTAGTGCGCCCCTCCGGTATTAAAACAACTCGTATTGCACATGGTTTACCGATGGGTGGAGATTTGGAATATGCAGATGAGGTAACGTTATCCAAAGCTTTAGAAGGAAGACGTGAACTGTAA
- a CDS encoding glycoside hydrolase family 18 protein, which yields MQIHVVSPGDTLYNIARRYGTTVDAIAAANELNQADPLVVGQALYIPIIGEFYEVRSGDTLYSIGQRFGIDYRELARINNIPVDQPLEVGTRIYIPQPEQRSIEVNAYIEPLGGTVSDALINTAEKNAPYLTYLAPFSYRVSRDGSLIAPPLDNFKAIAEQNNVALMMVVTNLEDGEFSDELGQLIVTNATVQDTLLDNIISTAQAVGFGDVHFDFEYLPPANREDYNQFLRKAKNRLSAAGLLMSTALAPKTSATQEGAWYEAHDYAAHGEIADFVVLMTYEWGYSGGPAQAVSPIGPVREVVEYALTEMPANKIMLGQNLYGYDWTLPFVAGGEYAKALSPQQAIQLALQENVAISYDEEAQAPFFNYYDAEGKQHEVWFEDARSILTKFNLIRELGLRGISYWKLGLAFPQNWQILNAMFDIEKQD from the coding sequence GTGCAAATCCATGTCGTGAGTCCAGGAGATACGCTCTATAATATAGCAAGACGCTACGGCACTACGGTAGACGCAATTGCCGCCGCTAATGAGTTAAATCAAGCCGACCCACTTGTTGTTGGGCAAGCCTTGTACATTCCCATTATTGGGGAGTTTTATGAAGTACGTTCAGGTGATACCTTATACAGCATTGGGCAGCGATTTGGCATTGATTACAGAGAACTTGCTCGAATCAATAACATTCCCGTTGATCAACCTTTAGAGGTAGGGACAAGAATATATATTCCACAGCCTGAACAGCGAAGCATAGAGGTCAATGCTTATATAGAGCCACTTGGGGGAACTGTTTCCGATGCGCTAATTAATACAGCTGAGAAAAACGCTCCATATTTAACGTATTTAGCTCCATTTAGTTATCGAGTTAGTCGTGATGGGAGTCTAATCGCTCCTCCGTTAGATAACTTTAAAGCGATTGCCGAGCAAAATAACGTAGCTCTTATGATGGTTGTGACGAATCTAGAAGATGGTGAATTTAGTGATGAGCTTGGACAATTAATCGTGACAAATGCGACGGTCCAAGATACTCTACTTGATAATATTATCTCTACCGCTCAAGCCGTTGGGTTCGGGGACGTTCACTTTGATTTTGAATATTTACCACCTGCTAATCGAGAAGATTATAATCAATTTTTAAGAAAAGCAAAAAATCGACTTTCTGCTGCTGGATTATTAATGTCTACTGCTTTAGCCCCTAAAACAAGTGCCACGCAAGAAGGGGCTTGGTATGAAGCACATGACTATGCAGCTCATGGAGAAATTGCTGACTTTGTTGTATTAATGACGTATGAATGGGGATATAGTGGTGGTCCGGCTCAAGCTGTTTCTCCGATTGGACCTGTTCGTGAAGTGGTAGAGTATGCCTTAACGGAGATGCCTGCCAATAAAATTATGCTCGGGCAAAACTTGTACGGATATGATTGGACGTTACCTTTTGTGGCGGGTGGCGAATATGCAAAAGCACTTAGTCCTCAACAAGCCATTCAACTCGCCTTACAAGAAAATGTAGCCATTTCCTATGACGAGGAAGCACAAGCACCCTTTTTTAACTATTACGATGCAGAAGGGAAACAACACGAAGTATGGTTTGAAGATGCCCGTTCCATTCTAACTAAATTTAACCTCATTCGGGAGCTTGGTTTACGTGGTATCAGTTATTGGAAACTAGGGCTGGCATTCCCACAAAATTGGCAAATTCTTAACGCAATGTTTGACATTGAAAAACAAGATTAA
- the dnaX gene encoding DNA polymerase III subunit gamma/tau gives MTYQALYRVWRPRSFVDVVGQSHITRTLQNAIVQEKFTHAYLFSGPRGTGKTSAAKIFAKTINCERSPVKEPCNECDACRGIQDGSISDVIEIDAASNNGVEQIRDIRDKVKYAPSAVPYKVYIIDEVHMLSIGAFNALLKTLEEPPKHVIFILATTEPHKIPLTIISRCQRFDFKRITQHSIVDRMQQIIEAEGITVSREALEAVAISAEGGMRDALSLLDQAISYSENEVTIEDVLAVTGAVSQNAILQIISSIYEKEIQQALQLVDHFIQEGKDPGRFVFDLIYYLRDLLLYQSAQGLGEILERAVLNDTFKELAERINPTWIQEAISYLNECQQEMKWTNSPKVFIEIAILKMADIQAGETDSVFDHEVIQRLEQKIIHLEKELNNLKENPPQGSSQPSAPAPKRNQSRATKNSYKVPYERIRQVLSEASKTDLKAVQENWARFMDVLKKQNAPAHATILNSKPRAASDKALVVAFRYEIHCSLALDHKQTIESLIADTVGKELALIPIPEADWQEIREDFVKKQRQQEAGENGDLVEEDPVVTEARKLFGDDLLEIHDQ, from the coding sequence ATGACTTACCAAGCACTGTATCGTGTATGGCGACCGAGAAGCTTTGTCGATGTCGTTGGACAATCCCATATCACCAGAACGTTACAAAATGCTATCGTACAAGAAAAATTTACGCACGCTTATCTGTTTTCTGGTCCACGTGGTACAGGGAAGACAAGTGCTGCTAAGATTTTTGCGAAAACGATAAACTGTGAACGTTCTCCCGTCAAAGAACCTTGTAATGAGTGTGATGCCTGTCGAGGTATTCAAGATGGGTCGATTTCTGATGTGATTGAAATCGACGCTGCTTCTAATAACGGAGTAGAACAAATTCGAGATATTCGGGATAAAGTTAAATATGCACCGAGTGCCGTTCCGTATAAAGTTTATATTATAGATGAAGTCCATATGCTATCTATAGGAGCTTTTAATGCCTTATTAAAAACGTTAGAAGAGCCGCCTAAGCATGTCATTTTTATTTTGGCCACTACAGAGCCGCACAAAATTCCGTTAACCATTATTTCAAGGTGTCAACGATTTGACTTTAAACGTATTACACAACATTCTATAGTGGACAGAATGCAACAAATTATAGAAGCAGAAGGAATTACGGTAAGTCGAGAAGCTTTAGAAGCAGTTGCTATTTCTGCAGAAGGTGGAATGCGTGATGCGCTTAGTCTTCTGGACCAAGCCATTTCATATAGTGAGAATGAGGTTACGATAGAGGATGTTCTTGCTGTAACCGGTGCGGTTTCACAAAATGCTATTTTGCAAATTATTTCGAGCATATATGAAAAGGAAATTCAACAAGCGCTTCAATTAGTGGATCATTTCATTCAAGAAGGAAAAGATCCAGGGCGATTTGTGTTCGACTTGATTTATTACTTGCGTGATTTACTTTTATACCAGAGTGCGCAAGGTTTAGGAGAAATCCTGGAGCGTGCTGTTTTAAATGATACCTTTAAGGAGCTTGCCGAAAGGATAAACCCTACTTGGATTCAAGAGGCTATTTCCTATTTAAATGAATGTCAGCAAGAAATGAAATGGACAAATAGTCCAAAGGTCTTTATTGAAATTGCTATTTTAAAAATGGCAGATATTCAAGCGGGTGAAACGGATTCGGTCTTTGATCATGAGGTCATACAGCGGTTGGAGCAAAAAATCATTCATTTAGAAAAAGAATTAAATAATCTAAAAGAAAATCCTCCACAAGGTAGTAGTCAGCCTTCAGCACCTGCACCTAAACGAAATCAATCGAGAGCAACGAAGAATAGCTATAAAGTACCTTACGAGCGAATACGTCAAGTGCTAAGCGAGGCATCAAAAACGGATTTGAAAGCGGTCCAAGAAAACTGGGCACGATTTATGGATGTATTAAAAAAACAAAATGCACCTGCCCATGCAACTATTTTGAATAGTAAACCGAGAGCTGCTTCGGATAAAGCTTTAGTAGTTGCCTTTCGGTATGAGATTCATTGTTCACTTGCTTTGGACCATAAACAAACGATAGAATCTTTAATAGCGGACACTGTTGGGAAGGAGTTAGCACTCATCCCGATTCCGGAAGCGGATTGGCAAGAAATTCGAGAAGACTTTGTGAAGAAACAACGTCAACAAGAAGCAGGAGAAAACGGGGACTTGGTTGAAGAAGATCCAGTCGTAACGGAAGCAAGAAAGCTTTTTGGAGACGATTTATTAGAAATTCATGATCAATAA